The segment AATCGGTTCGCCGAGCAGCTGCCTGCGATGACTCAGGCAGCCGCACGGTTCTTTGGCCGGGACAGCGGTGGGTTAGTCCATCGGGCTGATTTGCCGCAGACGAAGATCGAATACGGCGAGCCGATCATCATCGAGACGGTGGAGAGCCCACGGTCAGACGCCGGACGGTGACGCACCCAAAACGATCCGCCGACGGTCTCCGACAGGCTGCTCCTGGAGCATCGTTCATCGAGGATCGGAAATTCAGGTCCCGCCGATCTCACCTTTGATCCGGAGCGTGTCGCCGAGGTCTTCAACTTCGAAGAACCGCGCACGCTCGACTTGGCGGTTCGGCTGGTGGATCACCATCACGAGCCGGCCGTCGAAGGTTGTGAAGAGCATGGGATGTCCGCCGTCATCGGACCAGAGCGGCTCAGGCAGTTGCTCCCACGGGCCGAAGACGCTGCCGCTGGTGGAGCGCGCGATGCCGACTGCATATTTGCGTGGGCCGTAACTGGACCAGAGCATCAGCAGCGTCCCGGTTTTGGTGCGGTGCAGCCAGTTGCCGTCGCTGACGTAGGCGTGATAGCGCTTCCCCTGGTAGAGTTCGCCGATGTCGCCGCGGCAGCGGACCCAGGGCGCGGCGGACGCATGAAAGAGCAGTCGCGGCTCGCCGATCGCTTTCGAGAGATCGTCGGCCAAACGGACCACGTCGAAGCTGCCGTCCATGATCTGCGCCCACTCGTGGCAGAACACCATGTAGGGCACGTCGTCCTCAATCCACAGGCTGCCGTCGAGCGCCATCCAGTTCGGCGGCGTTTGGGGGCCGCGACCGAGCGGCTGAAACGGACCGAGCGGGGAATCGGCAACGAGGATTTCGGTGCCGCGACGGACATTCTGCGGTCGACCCTCAGGTGTCGGCAGAGTCTCCTTCGACGTGATCGTCACGAACAGGTAGTAGCGACCCCGATAGCGGTGCACCTCGGGTGCCCACACGGTCTCGCGGCCCCAATGGTCGGCCGGAACTTCCCACACCGGCGTTGGATCCTCCCAGTGATCGAGGTCCTTCGTCCGGAAAACCATCACGGCCTTGCGCTCGATTCCGCCGTCGAAGATCCCGGCGGTGGTCGTGCCGTAGACGTAGTAGGTCTGCGTCGCCGTATCCGGCAGCACGAACGGATCGCGGATCCGGATCTCCGACCGGTGCGTGGTCGCGGCGCCGCCGACGGTGGCGAGCCCGACCAGCAGGAGAGCGAAACCGATCACAACTCGGGTCATCGAGGTCTTGGCCGCGGATTTCACGGATGAACACGGATCGAGCCCGAGGCCCATCCGTGGTGATCCGCGCAATCCGTGGCGAACCAGCTTGGGCACGTTCACAGCGTTGGGCATCCGACGTCTAGCGCGCTTTCGCCGGGAGCACGTAAAGGCTGATGCTGAACGGCGGCAGTTCCACCGTGTCCGGCACCGTGTTCAGGGTCTGCTCCTCCACGACGACTCCGGGCTTCTCGCCGACCAGGATGGTCGCGTTGATGTCGGACGGCGCCATGCGCCACAGCTTGCCGGTGCCGGCGAGCTGCGCGTCGCGAACGGTCCAGTTCAGCCGGTGCGCGATCTCGTTGGGGTTGAGCACGGCGATCGTGAGTGCGGAGCGGTCGCCCGTCCAAGCGGCGACGACGTCGAGCGGATGGGTGGGGCTGCCCGCGTTGACCTTCGGGTCCTGACCGCCGGCCGGATATTTCGCCGGCGGAGGCGGCGCGTCGCCGGTCACCGCGACCGGGATCGTGCCGAAATGATCGCGATACAGCTTGAACATCAATCCCGCGGGGTTGAGCACCGCGTCAGTGCGATTCGTGCTGACCAGCGAGGTGGCGAAGGTATACGCCGCCATCTGGTAGATGTCGGAGTTCCGGAACATCTCGTGAAACACCCAGGCGAGCGCCGGCACGGTTTTGTAGGAGCCCGGTGATCCGCCGGCGTAAGCCCATTCGTCGAGATTGATCGGGATCGGCTTCGCTTTGAACGCGGGGATCAGCTCCTGATACTCGCGATACGCCTCGACCTTCACGCGCGCGTGATTCGCCGGCCGGCGCATCCACTCGATGAGCGGCTCGTCCGGATCGAGCGGCACGCTGTCACCTTTCTCCACATCGAACCGACGATTCGTGTAGGCATAGAAGTGCTCGGCGATCATGTCCGTGTTCTCGAAACATTTTTGGAGGAATCCGCCCGTCCAGTCGGCGGGCCCGAGCAGCTCGGTCTTGATCTTGCCCGTAATCCGCAGCGTCTGCTTGGAGCACGTCATCGTGTCGGGCATCGCCCCGCCGGCGATCAGGATGATGTTGGGATCGACGCGCCGCATCGCCTTGGCGAAGAGGTTGTGCTTCACGAGAAACTGCTCCATCGCCATCGCGCCGAATTGCCAGTCGCCCCACGGCTCGTTGCCGATGCCCCAGTATTTCACGTGGTAGGGCTCGGGATGCCCGTTCTCGGCACGCGAGCGGCCCATGGGAGTGGTGACGGGGCCGTTGCAGTATTCGACGAGCTGCGCGGCTGACCAGGCGTCGCCGAAGCCGGCGCTGACGGTGATGTAGGGCTCGACCTCAAGCAGCCGGCAAAGCGTGAGAAACTCGTCCGTGCCGACGTCGTTGGGCTGGGCGAAGGGCCGCACCGGATCCATGGTCGGCGCGCGCCGGTCGCGCGGACCGACGGCATCGCGCCACTCGTGAGCGGAGACGAAGTTGCCACCAGGAAAGCGATACACGCCGGAGTGGAGCGACTTAAGCGCCGTGACCACGTCGCGACGAAAGCCTTCGATGTTGTCAGCCGGCATCAGCGAGACGGCGCCGATCCGCAGCGAGCCGCGGCCGGTCGCGGTGATCTCGATCCGCGCGTCCGTGTGGTCGGCACCGGCGGTGAAAGCAAATTCGTGGGTGGAGAACGCCGGTGTCAGCGCGGCGATCTTCTGCGTCTGGCGGTTCGATGCATCCGCGCCCCAGATCAGTGTCACCTCCGCCGCGGAGGTTCCTTCGGCGGCGAGCACCACGCGGCCCGTGTAGCGTCGGCCGGCGCGCAGCGCGAGTCCGGCCTGGCTGATACCCCGCGGCTCGTCGCCGGCGAGCGCCACGCGGGGCGAATGTTCACCGACCCACGGCGCCTGTCGGTCCATCGTGACCGCGGTGATTGGGCCG is part of the Opitutus terrae PB90-1 genome and harbors:
- a CDS encoding glycoside hydrolase family 43 protein; this translates as MKSAAKTSMTRVVIGFALLLVGLATVGGAATTHRSEIRIRDPFVLPDTATQTYYVYGTTTAGIFDGGIERKAVMVFRTKDLDHWEDPTPVWEVPADHWGRETVWAPEVHRYRGRYYLFVTITSKETLPTPEGRPQNVRRGTEILVADSPLGPFQPLGRGPQTPPNWMALDGSLWIEDDVPYMVFCHEWAQIMDGSFDVVRLADDLSKAIGEPRLLFHASAAPWVRCRGDIGELYQGKRYHAYVSDGNWLHRTKTGTLLMLWSSYGPRKYAVGIARSTSGSVFGPWEQLPEPLWSDDGGHPMLFTTFDGRLVMVIHQPNRQVERARFFEVEDLGDTLRIKGEIGGT
- a CDS encoding alpha-N-arabinofuranosidase, with product MSSLIKSLLLPVVACSVAALPATLNAAATAEPAPVRAVIEAGQTGTPISPFVYGQFVEHIHDLVNDTLWAEMLDDRKFYHPVLAAEPPPPETPARFGRTPQRRWLAVGPITAVTMDRQAPWVGEHSPRVALAGDEPRGISQAGLALRAGRRYTGRVVLAAEGTSAAEVTLIWGADASNRQTQKIAALTPAFSTHEFAFTAGADHTDARIEITATGRGSLRIGAVSLMPADNIEGFRRDVVTALKSLHSGVYRFPGGNFVSAHEWRDAVGPRDRRAPTMDPVRPFAQPNDVGTDEFLTLCRLLEVEPYITVSAGFGDAWSAAQLVEYCNGPVTTPMGRSRAENGHPEPYHVKYWGIGNEPWGDWQFGAMAMEQFLVKHNLFAKAMRRVDPNIILIAGGAMPDTMTCSKQTLRITGKIKTELLGPADWTGGFLQKCFENTDMIAEHFYAYTNRRFDVEKGDSVPLDPDEPLIEWMRRPANHARVKVEAYREYQELIPAFKAKPIPINLDEWAYAGGSPGSYKTVPALAWVFHEMFRNSDIYQMAAYTFATSLVSTNRTDAVLNPAGLMFKLYRDHFGTIPVAVTGDAPPPPAKYPAGGQDPKVNAGSPTHPLDVVAAWTGDRSALTIAVLNPNEIAHRLNWTVRDAQLAGTGKLWRMAPSDINATILVGEKPGVVVEEQTLNTVPDTVELPPFSISLYVLPAKAR